In one Dermacentor variabilis isolate Ectoservices chromosome 4, ASM5094787v1, whole genome shotgun sequence genomic region, the following are encoded:
- the LOC142579516 gene encoding glycoprotein 3-alpha-L-fucosyltransferase A-like isoform X4, producing the protein MLRSTQWYWFRASGSHGPSKNHAWVPGRRASVKQHCHQPPLTTQWQCWGLPWRSMFPAKKLRLRRLLAWAAGLSFCTVLLIGFREQQQAPALPDVAPRDVNAIGGQRASDPQPLPGQAPGAQLAARINAARGKAASQGQAGGSPDRPWYMRGGRRRPLPGDTGSLWPHEDSGDRIEQQLMFVPEDYKRNSTRIKKILLMRGLGGWGDLPRGRAVFLRDKCPVDTCEIVTSQEEAPDADAVLFKDRFVAPKYRRPWHQVWILYLLECPYHTQSFANFRNIFNWTATYRHDSDIVAPYEKFVRYDDGGGTTARPPASAARNKTKKVAWFVSNCAARNQRLQFARKLAAYIDVDIYGTCGSLKCPRAQAGHCFELLDRDYKFYLAFENSNCKDYITEKFFVNGLGRDVVPIVMGGRPLDYLRASPDHSFIHVEDFPSAKALAEYLHLLDRNETLYNEYLRWKGSGEFINTYFWCRLCAMLHAPPLPKVYPDIGAWWAGPGTCRSDRWRDFKPKPDPVAYVLT; encoded by the exons AGGAGCACGCAGTGGTATTGGTTCCGGGCGTCCGGCAGTCACGGCCCCAGCAAGAACCACGCATGGGTTCCAGGTCGTCGGGCATCGGTCAAG CAGCATTGCCACCAGCCGCCGTTGACAACGCAGTGGCAGTGCTGGGGCCTGCCATGGCGTAGCATGTTCCCGGCCAAGAAGCTCCGGCTCCGGCGGCTACTCGCCTGGGCCGCCGGCCTCAGCTTCTGCACCGTGCTGCTGATCGGATTCCGGGAGCAGCAGCAGGCGCCCGCATTGCCCGACGTTGCGCCGCGCGATGTCAACGCCATCGGAGGGCAGCGTGCCTCGGACCCGCAGCCGCTCCCTGGGCAAGCACCGGGCGCGCAACTGGCGGCCAGGATCAACGCCGCTCGAGGCAAGGCG GCGTCGCAGGGACAAGCCGGCGGCTCCCCCGATCGTCCCTGGTACATGCGCGGTGGTCGGCGGCGACCGCTGCCCGGCGACACGGGCAGCCTGTGGCCGCACGAGGACTCCGGCGACCGCATCGAACAGCAGCTGATGTTCGTGCCCGAGGACTACAAGCGAAACAGTACGCGGATCAAGAAGATCCTGCTCATGCGCGGACTCGGCGGCTGGGGAGACCTGCCTAGGG GACGGGCGGTGTTCCTGCGCGACAAGTGTCCCGTGGACACGTGCGAGATCGTCACGTCGCAGGAGGAGGCGCCCGACGCGGACGCGGTCCTCTTCAAGGACCGCTTCGTGGCCCCCAAGTACCGGCGCCCCTGGCACCAGGTGTGGATCCTGTACCTGCTCGAGTGTCCCTACCACACGCAGTCCTTCGCCAACTTCAGGAACATCTTCAACTGGACGGCCACGTATAG GCACGACTCGGACATTGTAGCGCCGTACGAAAAGTTCGTGCGctacgacgacggcggcggcacGACGGCGCGTCCCCCGGCGTCTGCAGCGCGCAACAAGACCAAGAAGGTCGCCTGGTTCGTCTCCAACTGCGCGGCGCGCAACCAGCGGCTGCAGTTCGCGCGCAAGCTGGCCGCCTACATCGACGTCGACATCTACGGCACGTGCGGCTCGCTCAAGTGCCCCCGTGCGCAGGCCGGCCACTGCTTCGAGCTGCTGGACCGCGACTACAAGTTCTACCTGGCCTTCGAGAACTCCAACTGCAAGGACTACATCACCGAGAAGTTCTTCGTCAACGGATTGGG GCGTGACGTGGTACCAATTGTGATGGGTGGCCGGCCTCTGGACTACTTACGCGCTTCGCCCGATCACTCGTTCATCCACGTGGAGGACTTCCCATCGGCGAAAGCGCTGGCCGAATACCTGCACCTGCTGGACCGCAACGAGACTCTGTACAACGAGTACCTACGCTGGAAGGGCTCCGGCGAGTTCATCAACACCTACTTCTGGTGCCGCCTGTGCGCCATGCTGCACGCGCCGCCACTGCCAAAG
- the LOC142579516 gene encoding glycoprotein 3-alpha-L-fucosyltransferase A-like isoform X5: MFPAKKLRLRRLLAWAAGLSFCTVLLIGFREQQQAPALPDVAPRDVNAIGGQRASDPQPLPGQAPGAQLAARINAARGKAASQGQAGGSPDRPWYMRGGRRRPLPGDTGSLWPHEDSGDRIEQQLMFVPEDYKRNSTRIKKILLMRGLGGWGDLPRGRAVFLRDKCPVDTCEIVTSQEEAPDADAVLFKDRFVAPKYRRPWHQVWILYLLECPYHTQSFANFRNIFNWTATYRHDSDIVAPYEKFVRYDDGGGTTARPPASAARNKTKKVAWFVSNCAARNQRLQFARKLAAYIDVDIYGTCGSLKCPRAQAGHCFELLDRDYKFYLAFENSNCKDYITEKFFVNGLGRDVVPIVMGGRPLDYLRASPDHSFIHVEDFPSAKALAEYLHLLDRNETLYNEYLRWKGSGEFINTYFWCRLCAMLHAPPLPKVYPDIGAWWAGPGTCRSDRWRDFKPKPDPVAYVLT; the protein is encoded by the exons ATGTTCCCGGCCAAGAAGCTCCGGCTCCGGCGGCTACTCGCCTGGGCCGCCGGCCTCAGCTTCTGCACCGTGCTGCTGATCGGATTCCGGGAGCAGCAGCAGGCGCCCGCATTGCCCGACGTTGCGCCGCGCGATGTCAACGCCATCGGAGGGCAGCGTGCCTCGGACCCGCAGCCGCTCCCTGGGCAAGCACCGGGCGCGCAACTGGCGGCCAGGATCAACGCCGCTCGAGGCAAGGCG GCGTCGCAGGGACAAGCCGGCGGCTCCCCCGATCGTCCCTGGTACATGCGCGGTGGTCGGCGGCGACCGCTGCCCGGCGACACGGGCAGCCTGTGGCCGCACGAGGACTCCGGCGACCGCATCGAACAGCAGCTGATGTTCGTGCCCGAGGACTACAAGCGAAACAGTACGCGGATCAAGAAGATCCTGCTCATGCGCGGACTCGGCGGCTGGGGAGACCTGCCTAGGG GACGGGCGGTGTTCCTGCGCGACAAGTGTCCCGTGGACACGTGCGAGATCGTCACGTCGCAGGAGGAGGCGCCCGACGCGGACGCGGTCCTCTTCAAGGACCGCTTCGTGGCCCCCAAGTACCGGCGCCCCTGGCACCAGGTGTGGATCCTGTACCTGCTCGAGTGTCCCTACCACACGCAGTCCTTCGCCAACTTCAGGAACATCTTCAACTGGACGGCCACGTATAG GCACGACTCGGACATTGTAGCGCCGTACGAAAAGTTCGTGCGctacgacgacggcggcggcacGACGGCGCGTCCCCCGGCGTCTGCAGCGCGCAACAAGACCAAGAAGGTCGCCTGGTTCGTCTCCAACTGCGCGGCGCGCAACCAGCGGCTGCAGTTCGCGCGCAAGCTGGCCGCCTACATCGACGTCGACATCTACGGCACGTGCGGCTCGCTCAAGTGCCCCCGTGCGCAGGCCGGCCACTGCTTCGAGCTGCTGGACCGCGACTACAAGTTCTACCTGGCCTTCGAGAACTCCAACTGCAAGGACTACATCACCGAGAAGTTCTTCGTCAACGGATTGGG GCGTGACGTGGTACCAATTGTGATGGGTGGCCGGCCTCTGGACTACTTACGCGCTTCGCCCGATCACTCGTTCATCCACGTGGAGGACTTCCCATCGGCGAAAGCGCTGGCCGAATACCTGCACCTGCTGGACCGCAACGAGACTCTGTACAACGAGTACCTACGCTGGAAGGGCTCCGGCGAGTTCATCAACACCTACTTCTGGTGCCGCCTGTGCGCCATGCTGCACGCGCCGCCACTGCCAAAG